A window of the Branchiostoma floridae strain S238N-H82 chromosome 12, Bfl_VNyyK, whole genome shotgun sequence genome harbors these coding sequences:
- the LOC118428243 gene encoding uncharacterized protein CXorf38 homolog, translated as MSLQDRRNNEGYKNWLRVGLALLATRDGLTNVTLRAAKELHAALKAKLGDSVEKCTCNPKKKEECKDCKSWRQELATHYKGNKSQIYWTNCTPNKWSKEPWEVAKVFMPRGQSIGNIGPETSDTSALLNFLVHCKCCNKYVSVKATQKVGHFQYSIP; from the exons ATGTCCTTACAAGACCGGCGCAACAACGAGGGCTACAAGAACTGGCTACGGGTGGGGTTAGCGCTGTTAGCCACCCGGGATGGTCTCACGAACGTCACCTTGCGAGCCGCGAAAGAACTTCATGCAGCTCTCAAAGCCAAGCTTGGGGACAGCGTAGAGAAATGCACCTGCAATcctaagaaaaaagaagaatgtAAG GATTGTAAATCCTGGCGACAGGAATTGGCAACGCACTACAAAGGGAATAAGTCTCAGATCTACTGGACTAACTGCACCCCCAACAAGTGGAGCAAGGAACCATGGGAGGTGGCAAAA GTGTTCATGCCCCGAGGACAGAGTATTGGAAACATCGGGCCCGAGACTTCAGATACTTCAGCGTTGTTGAACTTCCTCGTACACTGCAAGTGTTGTAACAAGTATGTCAGCGTCAAGGCCACACAAAAGGTAGGTCATTTCCAGTACTCCATTCCTTAG